A genome region from Amblyraja radiata isolate CabotCenter1 chromosome 2, sAmbRad1.1.pri, whole genome shotgun sequence includes the following:
- the LOC116968443 gene encoding bolA-like protein 2 — MTELTAAGVRDKLLRELKAEHVEVEDITAQKCSTSFKVLVVAEVFGSKALLQRHRMVNEVLKEEMKSIHALELKTFTLEQWRGGAHGPEVKS, encoded by the exons aTGACGGAACTGACGGCCGCGGGTGTCCGGGACAAGTTGCTCAGAGAGTTGAAGGCGGAACATGTg GAAGTGGAGGACATCACCGCACAGAAATGTTCGACCAGTTTCAAGGTGCTGGTCGTGGCGGAAGTGTTCGGCTCAAAAGCTCTGCTCCAGAGACACAG GATGGTGAACGAGGTTCTGAAGGAGGAGATGAAGTCGATCCACGCACTGGAGCTGAAGACATTCACCCTGGAGCAGTGGAGGGGAGGGGCTCATGGTCCTGAGGTCAAGAGCTGA